One segment of Brassica napus cultivar Da-Ae chromosome C3, Da-Ae, whole genome shotgun sequence DNA contains the following:
- the LOC106387129 gene encoding ras-related protein RABA2d-like — translation MRIPTLWLRQLRDHADSNIVMMMTGNKSDLNHLRSVAEEDGQNLAEAECLSFLETSSLEGTNVKKAFQTVLTEIYHIISKKALAAQEASAANSSIPGQRTTINVDDTSGATKRGCCST, via the coding sequence ATGCGGATTCCAACATTGTGGCTACGCCAACTAAGAGACCATGCGGATTCCAACattgtgatgatgatgactgGGAACAAATCCGATCTAAACCACCTGAGATCGGTCGCTGAGGAAGACGGCCAGAATCTAGCAGAGGCAGAATGTCTATCTTTCTTGGAGACGTCTTCTCTTGAAGGTACAAATGTTAAAAAAGCATTTCAGACCGTGTTAACAGAGATTTACCACATCATCAGCAAGAAAGCTTTGGCAGCTCAAGAAGCATCAGCTGCTAACTCTTCGATTCCAGGGCAACGAACAACGATAAACGTTGATGACACATCTGGAGCTACTAAAAGAGGTTGCTGCTCTACTTAA
- the LOC106387127 gene encoding serine/threonine-protein phosphatase PP1 isozyme 2, with amino-acid sequence MAQGSMDPAVLDDIIRRLLDYRNPKPGTKQVMLNESEIRQLCLVSKEIFLQQPNLLELEAPIKICGDIHGQYSDLLRLFEYGGFPPTANYLFLGDYVDRGKQSLETICLLLAYKIKYPENFFLLRGNHECASINRIYGFYDECKRRFSVRLWKVFTDSFNCLPVAAVIDDKILCMHGGLSPDLTNVEQIKTIKRPTDVPDTGLLCDLLWSDPSKDVKGWGMNDRGVSYTFGPDKVAEFLIKNDMDLICRAHQVVEDGYEFFADRQLVTIFSAPNYCGEFDNAGAMMSVDESLMCSFQILKPADRRPRFL; translated from the exons ATGGCGCAGGGAAGCATGGACCCTGCCGTTCTCGACGACATCATTCGTCGTCTGTTGGATTACAGAAACCCAAAGCCTGGAACCAAACAGGTCATGCTCAACGAGTCTGAGATCCGACAGCTTTGTCTCGTCTCCAAAGAGATTTTCCTTCAGCAGCCTAACCTCCTTGAGCTCGAAGCTCCCATCAAGATCTGCG GTGATATTCACGGACAGTACTCAGATCTACTGAGGCTGTTCGAGTACGGAGGCTTCCCTCCCACAGCTAACTATCTGTTCCTAGGAGACTACGTGGACCGCGGGAAGCAGAGCTTGGAGACGATCTGTCTCCTCCTCGCCTACAAAATCAAATACCCTGAGAACTTCTTCCTCCTAAGAGGAAACCACGAGTGCGCTTCCATCAACAGAATCTACGGATTCTACGACGAATGCAAACGTCGCTTCAGCGTGAGGCTCTGGAAAGTGTTTACAGATTCTTTCAACTGCCTCCCGGTGGCCGCAGTAATAGACGATAAGATTCTATGTATGCACGGTGGACTTTCTCCCGATTTGACCAACGTGGAACAGATTAAGACCATCAAGCGACCTACCGATGTTCCGGACACCGGTTTGCTATGTGATCTGCTTTGGTCTGATCCGAGCAAAGATGTCAAAGGTTGGGGTATGAACGACCGTGGTGTCTCTTACACGTTTGGGCCTGACAAAGTTGCTGAGTTTCTGATCAAGAACGATATGGATCTCATCTGTCGTGCCCACCAG GTTGTAGAGGATGGGTATGAGTTTTTTGCGGATAGACAGCTTGTTACTATATTCTCAGCTCCCAACTACTGTGGTGAGTTTGACAATGCTGGTGCGATGATGAGTGTTGATGAGAGTTTAATGTGCTCTTTCCAAATTCTTAAGCCTGCGGATCGGAGGCCCCGGTTCTTATGA